The genomic stretch CCAAGTAATCGTCAAGTTTCAAATCCGTTTTGGTTGCCGATATGTTCATTCTATCCTTAAGTCCCCTTTATAATAAAATGTGCAGGTTATCTACGGTAGATAACTCACAATAATGATAATCATTATCAATAATTTCATTATGCATGGTTTCCCTTGGAAATGCAAACATTAATCAGTATTTTTCTTTACTTTTTTAGGAAGAAGTAAATAAGTAATGATGAGAAAGGGAATGTAGATCCCTAAAAAGGCAGCAGGAATAAGCAGCATCGGGTCTAGCAGGATATGATGGACCTGAGTAGTAAATGTAGTTCCGCTCGCATTGGTATGATAAACAGCAAGCAGAAGTGAAATACCTGCAAGATAAATGCAGAATAACGCGATAAAGTGCAGCAGGCGCTGCAACGGTTTATATAGTAACGAAAGTCCGCTCAGTACAAAGGGAAATAGAATAAAGCCAGCAATCATAAATGTGTTCACGTGACTAAGTCCTCCTTTTTGTTAGAAGTATGGACAGATTCATGGAGACGCATACTAATTGGCTTCCCTAGGGGCTATTCAATCCATTTCTCATAGAGTTTCGTATACTCTCCACTTTCTTTTAATTCTTTTAACATTTCATTCACGGTATCCACCATCTTTTGGTCGCCTTTATGAATGGCTATGCTGTAAGACTCGTTTGTAAAAAGCCCGCCAACCATTTCATAATTAGCATCCTCGCGCATCATTCCAAGCAGAATAGAATTATCTGCGGTGAGTACATCTCCTTCTTCAGACTGAAGAGCAGTAAATGCTTTTTGATAATCATCATATTCGGCAACTTTTGCTTCAGGAGCCTTATCCTTTATGCTCTTCACGGAAGTAGAGCCTTTGACAGCGATCACCCTAGTATTGGAGGACAAAGAGTCTAACCCCGTAATCGGACTGCCCTTTGGTACAAGGAGTGATTGACCCGCATAGAAGTAGACATCGCTAAAATCGACTTCCTTTTTACGATCTTCTGTAACCGACATTGCCGCAATGATGACATCAATTTGTTCATCCTTTAACAGGGGGATCTGAGTGCTGGAAGTAACCTCTTTTAATTCTACTTTTGTTTCATCCCCTAGAATCTTTTTAGCGAGTTTTCTTGCGATGTCGATATCGAGACCTTCTACCTTGCCTGATTTAGAATCTTTTAGTCCGAACAGGCGTGTATCGAATCGAACCCCGGCAATTACTTTTCCGCGTTCTTTAATGACGGCAACCGTGTCATATACTTCTGCTGGATCAATGGTCTCATCAGATAAATCCGAGTTATTGCATCCTGAGAGAAGTATGGTAAAAGAAAGCAGGAACATGAACAGCAATGGTGCTGTTATTTTGTTCTTTACTATGATATTCAACTCCTTATGATTATGCTGGACACTTCGAAAATAAGCTGGCTCAGGAACCAGCGAAATCATTCTTTTTGTTTGAAAAAGCACAGAATCCAAATAGGAATTATATAGTAAATACAACTAAGATCATACAATACCTCTTGGGATCAGAGCAATGTTTATGTCAAGTATAATCAAACCTAGTTGGAGGCTCCCTTTCATTTATAAGAGAGAATTATCCGGGGTAAGTTATGAAAGAATCTGAATAGGGTAATTTGTAAAGAGTATACATGTATAGCCAGAAAGAAGGGGAATGAATGATTAAGATTGTACTGGTCCGCCATGGTCAAAGTGTATGGAATTTGGAGAATCGCTTTACAGGATGGACTGATGTCGATTTATCGGAGGCTGGGCTTGAAGAGGCAAGGCAGGCAGGACTCATTCTGAAGCAAAATGGGTATGTATTTGATGAAGCATATACATCTTATCTCAAGCGCGCCATTCGCACATTAGGAATCATTCTTCACGAAATGGATATGATGTGGATTCCTGTCTATAAGACATGGAAACTGAATGAACGGCATTATGGAGCTTTACAAGGACTTAATAAAGCAGAAACAGCCGCAAAGTATGGAGAGAAGCAGGTCTTATCTTGGCGTCGATCTATTGATGTGCGTCCTCCTGAGCTTTCCCTTGATGATCCTAGATACGAAGCTGCTCTTCCGCAGTATCAGGCGATGAAAGAAGGAGAATATCCGCGCACCGAAAATTTACTTGATACCGAGAAGCGGGTGCTGGATTACTGGCAGGAACGGATTGCGCCTAGTCTAAGCTCGGGCAAGCATATTATTATTGCAGCTCATGGAAATACACTGCGTTCTTTAATTCAGCATTTGGATAACCTAGAAGGCGATGGCCTAATCAATTTAAATATTCCAACGGGAATACCGCTGGTTTATGAACTGGATGAAGAGCTAAAGCCCATTCGTCACTACTATCTGGGTATGGAAGGGCCGCTCCCAGCAGGTACCATTCCAAAACATATAAGTAAAGAAAGTACTACAAAAGGACCTCCTGCATAATTTAGGGGGTCTTTTTAAAAGTGGACAAGGTAGAGTGAACCATATAAAATGGAGCTTATCTTATTTTTATTCATGATGTGAATCAGGGTAGGATCATATAGAATGGAGGGACTTACATGAACCGTTATTTGTTCGAATATGAACTAATATCCACTGGATTTATAAGTGAATTCAGCTGGGTTGCCGAATCAGAAGAGAAGGCAAGAGATGCGATTCGTGATCGGATTGCTGACCTCGAATTTACGGAAATAGAAGATGTAATTGTAGGGAATCTCCTGAAAATAATGGATGCATCAGGCCATATTGAAGAGTGCGAAAGTTGTGCTTCTTAAGTCTTTATAGCATGATTAAAGAGGAGGCTCTCTAGAGAGGTCTCCTCTTTTGATATTTATCTTATTGAATCTGATTTATTTTACGTTCTTTTCCTGTTCATGTTGTTCTACTATTTCATGAATTTCTGACTCTAAAGCCTCAACGGTGTCTTTTGCGAGGTTCTGCAATGGTTGTGGGTGGAACCACTGAATCTCTCCATTATGTACCAAACCTTTGTAATCCTCACCTTGTACATGAATGCAAATTTTATGACGTTCATGCGGAGTATCCTCAAATACAGGTGTAATTTCAATATCCTGAATGTCATTTAGAACGAGATAATGCTGCATAAAGGAATGAACTGTTGCTTCAATACGTTCTACTGTACTCTCATCAAGTAATTGTATAGGGCTAGGGTTAAGCCATTGAATTTCTTCATTATGATAATGACCTTTGAATTCTTGTTCTTTTACTTTAAAAGTAAAGGCTAGACGCTCATGCAAACGGTTTTCGAATACTTTTTCTACCTCAAACTCTTCAATTTTATTATCAGGCATAATAATATTCCCCTCTCAATGAAAATTCATGTAATCACATAACACCAAATGCTGATCAACGAATCGCCGCAAATCAGAAAAATGTAGGAATTCACTAAGAATCAGGAATCCTATTCAACAACACGTTTGTTTCTTCATGTCTCACTTGCTTACAAATTCATATTACCTTTGCTAAATGAGAATAGAGAAAGAGCAACATTAGA from Paenibacillus polygoni encodes the following:
- a CDS encoding transporter substrate-binding domain-containing protein, which translates into the protein MFLLSFTILLSGCNNSDLSDETIDPAEVYDTVAVIKERGKVIAGVRFDTRLFGLKDSKSGKVEGLDIDIARKLAKKILGDETKVELKEVTSSTQIPLLKDEQIDVIIAAMSVTEDRKKEVDFSDVYFYAGQSLLVPKGSPITGLDSLSSNTRVIAVKGSTSVKSIKDKAPEAKVAEYDDYQKAFTALQSEEGDVLTADNSILLGMMREDANYEMVGGLFTNESYSIAIHKGDQKMVDTVNEMLKELKESGEYTKLYEKWIE
- the gpmA gene encoding 2,3-diphosphoglycerate-dependent phosphoglycerate mutase; amino-acid sequence: MIKIVLVRHGQSVWNLENRFTGWTDVDLSEAGLEEARQAGLILKQNGYVFDEAYTSYLKRAIRTLGIILHEMDMMWIPVYKTWKLNERHYGALQGLNKAETAAKYGEKQVLSWRRSIDVRPPELSLDDPRYEAALPQYQAMKEGEYPRTENLLDTEKRVLDYWQERIAPSLSSGKHIIIAAHGNTLRSLIQHLDNLEGDGLINLNIPTGIPLVYELDEELKPIRHYYLGMEGPLPAGTIPKHISKESTTKGPPA